Proteins from one Gimesia maris genomic window:
- a CDS encoding BON domain-containing protein, producing MSPHITIDRAHQLSELIKQAISTSVLVANQNVQYQIEQEQVVLTGIVNSYYAKQLAQESVSRIQGVRQVHNRLTVTPGQMDQPTLSTN from the coding sequence ATGTCACCACACATCACTATAGATCGCGCTCATCAACTGAGTGAACTCATCAAACAGGCGATTTCCACATCTGTACTGGTCGCCAACCAGAATGTTCAATATCAGATTGAACAGGAACAGGTCGTTCTCACTGGCATCGTCAACAGTTATTACGCAAAACAGTTGGCCCAGGAATCAGTCAGCCGCATTCAGGGAGTCAGACAGGTTCATAATCGACTGACGGTTACGCCGGGTCAGATGGACCAGCCAACACTCAGTACAAACTGA
- a CDS encoding endonuclease/exonuclease/phosphatase family protein produces MLRELIQGRSPDVICLTEAQAGLLPDRGHLIESDPDFGYPLIKGRRKVLLWSSLPWNDVSIHDDLGFPSGRIVSGVTGGVRFVGVCIPWSAAHVSGGRKDRNIWEDHLLYLDALKELLSELMSQDPLIVTGDFNQWIPKARQPKYAYEKLKEVLSLGLELHTAGPLGPDGDQLIDHLVTTPDQQVKNLEVLAKKTVEGMNLSDHYGICAEIQTI; encoded by the coding sequence TTGCTGCGGGAATTGATTCAAGGTCGCTCTCCGGATGTGATCTGTCTGACAGAAGCCCAGGCGGGGTTGTTACCGGATAGAGGCCATCTGATTGAATCGGATCCTGATTTTGGTTATCCACTCATAAAAGGTCGACGCAAAGTATTGCTATGGAGTTCTCTGCCTTGGAATGATGTTTCCATTCATGACGACCTGGGTTTTCCCTCCGGTCGAATTGTGAGCGGCGTGACTGGTGGAGTCCGGTTTGTGGGTGTCTGTATCCCCTGGAGTGCCGCACATGTTTCAGGCGGACGTAAGGATCGTAATATCTGGGAGGACCATTTGCTTTATCTGGATGCGCTCAAGGAACTGTTGAGCGAATTGATGAGCCAGGATCCTTTAATCGTCACGGGGGATTTCAATCAGTGGATCCCCAAAGCACGGCAGCCGAAATATGCCTATGAAAAATTAAAGGAAGTGCTGTCGTTGGGTCTGGAGTTGCATACGGCCGGGCCACTGGGGCCGGACGGTGATCAGCTTATTGACCATCTCGTAACCACACCTGATCAGCAGGTAAAGAATCTCGAAGTGCTTGCCAAAAAAACGGTGGAGGGCATGAATCTTTCTGATCACTACGGGATCTGTGCAGAGATTCAAACGATTTGA
- a CDS encoding DUF4268 domain-containing protein yields the protein MAIYEITADSLRELKETSYAKAGVKERNDLQRLLRMQVEVISPDTLVIAEEFGEWTEGSRRIDLLGVDKDANLVVIELKRTDDGGHMELQAIRYAAMVSAMTFDRAVEVFSGYLNKISSTTDAREALLEHLDWSEPDEDRFAQDVRIILASAEFSRELTTAVLWLNERDLDIRCMRMKPYQDGEKILIDVQQIVPLPEASAYTVQVREKERRERKDRAERYSIRKRFWSKLLEYANTQTDLHSNISPSEYHWIGTGSGVRGLAYTYKVTQHTSIVDLYIDRGAGCKAENKKIFDTLYSHKDQIEAVFGGPLEWRRLDGSKASRIVIEFPGGYRDDESEWQAIIEKMVDAMIRLEKTFSPFIAQLKAGG from the coding sequence ATGGCCATTTATGAAATCACGGCGGATTCCCTGCGGGAGTTGAAAGAGACCTCTTACGCCAAAGCGGGGGTGAAGGAGCGGAATGATCTGCAGCGGCTGTTGCGGATGCAGGTGGAGGTGATTTCGCCGGACACGCTGGTGATTGCCGAGGAGTTCGGGGAGTGGACCGAAGGGAGTCGGCGGATCGATCTTTTGGGCGTGGATAAGGATGCCAACCTGGTGGTCATCGAACTCAAGCGGACCGACGATGGCGGACATATGGAACTGCAGGCGATCCGTTATGCGGCGATGGTCTCGGCGATGACATTTGACCGGGCCGTGGAAGTGTTCTCCGGTTACCTGAATAAAATTAGCAGTACAACCGATGCACGCGAGGCGCTGCTGGAACATCTCGACTGGAGTGAGCCGGACGAGGACCGCTTTGCCCAGGACGTGAGAATCATTCTGGCCTCGGCCGAGTTTTCCAGGGAACTGACGACCGCCGTCCTCTGGCTGAATGAGCGGGATCTGGATATTCGCTGCATGCGGATGAAGCCGTACCAGGATGGCGAAAAGATTCTGATCGATGTGCAGCAGATCGTCCCCCTGCCCGAGGCGTCCGCCTATACAGTGCAAGTCCGGGAGAAGGAACGCCGGGAGCGGAAGGACCGGGCGGAACGATATTCAATCCGCAAAAGGTTCTGGTCAAAACTGCTGGAATATGCCAATACACAAACGGATCTGCATTCGAATATCTCACCTTCAGAATACCACTGGATCGGAACGGGCTCCGGCGTACGGGGGCTGGCCTATACATACAAGGTCACACAGCATACTTCGATCGTCGATCTGTATATCGATCGTGGCGCGGGGTGTAAGGCGGAAAATAAAAAGATCTTTGATACGCTATATTCCCATAAAGATCAGATTGAAGCCGTCTTTGGTGGCCCCCTGGAATGGCGACGGCTCGATGGTTCGAAAGCCAGCCGAATTGTGATAGAGTTTCCGGGAGGTTATCGGGACGATGAATCGGAGTGGCAAGCAATTATCGAAAAAATGGTCGATGCGATGATTCGTCTGGAGAAGACTTTCAGCCCCTTTATCGCGCAACTCAAAGCAGGGGGCTAG
- the pglW gene encoding BREX system serine/threonine kinase PglW yields MAEADNWTTVTESKFSWEREALDYVRSQFPKFAPYRAWSNFEFIADDGSINEVDLLVFSPQGFFLIEIKSSPGRLQGDAGTWTWERDGKRYPVDNPLIATNLKAKKLSSLLQKQKALKNRGRLPFIEPLVFCSAAGLQCELKGNARAKVCLRDREEPKRPGIMAAISRRECPGLDSHLKGTHDTPMSNAVGQALNQAGIRPSQKSRKVGDYLLKQIIGEGPGYQDWSAEHTALENSKRRVRLYLVRNEATPEDRDTVQRAALREYQILETLEHPGILRVNNFTEHELGPALLFEHDPLSMRLDHFLARQKDQLDIATQLDLIRQLAEAMQYAHEKKVVHRGLCPQSILVTSINSEHPRLKVFNWQLSYRESSTSTKVSRAVSATSHVDRLVEDAATAYMAPEILTDSQTSTGEHLDVFSLGTIAYQIFSGLPPAANALELSEKLRETKGLQISSVLNGASEWLQEMIRSATNPVVPDRTGSIVDFLEMLDEVENELTSPDHEQLEDPTRAKIDDILPGGYKILRRLGHGACSVAFLVELDQQDFILKVASETRHNDRLRAEAELLSRQEMRHTNIVDFVDAVQLGNHFGFLMRPVYTERGKRLIETLGQRLRKDGRLHIDLLQRFGDDLLQVVNHLEEQGIPHRDIKPDNIAVGMVGRGSKLHLVLFDFSLSKTPAENIRAGTTGYLEPLLPLREPAPPRWDLHAERYAAAVTLYELATGTLPVWGDGVTTAIYLPTDTEITIDAELFDLALRESLTEFFTQAFRRNIDQRFDNAEEMLRAWRNCFEGIDEPGALSDHADETRLQELLADAEFETQIPELGLGSRSANALDRANILTVEDLLTVPMRRLMRLRGVGNKTRREITSAVKILRDRLGKPDRDPSSLSDPESTQTEPVAVEHLSLDLLVSRLLNTGARDGENFQRGVRLLLGLDPALQDPWPSQAEIARELDVTRARAGQIVTRLQDRWSKDAALTRLRADLAEMLAVQSGVMSIRELAEALIVARGSSEELLQKTAHACAVIRAAVEVERTMTEPRFLVRRENQSILIAAHTEFATWARKLGVIADQLADEDPLLAPARILERLQEVTPPDDLLIPDARLVRLAAEVSDHAALSSRQELYPRNMDPVRALKLSQGALLGQRKLTVAQIQERVAGRYPDASPLPDRPLLNNLLDQAGFDLKWEPSDEDPPGCYFSRQPNQITLTSSNTSRQRRSSLPSDPGEITPELADARQFEERLQRNLQEGSFLTLLVGPREFETALAELTRRFPLELVDLEGLLIEALRETASQAGVNWELVLQTDARPQSGDWDKLKLLVNRAVPVVEQKLKHADKTMLMIYPGLLARYDQMELLSQLSQQVGRPNGIHGLWLLLPGDSQALIDGKPVPLIGPGQRTRIPRSWLKNIHREDAS; encoded by the coding sequence ATGGCCGAGGCAGACAACTGGACAACCGTTACTGAATCAAAGTTTTCCTGGGAAAGGGAAGCCCTTGACTATGTGCGTAGTCAGTTTCCTAAATTTGCGCCCTACCGCGCCTGGTCTAATTTCGAATTCATCGCCGATGATGGAAGTATCAATGAGGTCGATCTGCTTGTCTTCTCGCCCCAGGGATTTTTTCTCATCGAGATCAAAAGCAGTCCCGGCAGACTCCAGGGCGATGCAGGCACCTGGACCTGGGAACGGGACGGCAAGCGATACCCGGTCGATAATCCGCTCATCGCCACCAACCTCAAAGCCAAAAAACTCAGTTCGCTGCTGCAGAAACAGAAGGCGCTCAAAAACAGAGGCCGCCTCCCGTTCATCGAGCCCCTCGTTTTCTGCTCAGCCGCCGGTCTGCAGTGTGAATTGAAAGGCAATGCCCGCGCCAAGGTCTGCCTCCGCGATCGGGAAGAACCGAAACGTCCCGGCATCATGGCTGCCATCTCGCGCCGTGAATGCCCCGGACTCGATTCCCATCTCAAAGGCACCCACGATACCCCCATGTCCAATGCCGTGGGACAGGCCCTCAACCAGGCCGGCATTCGCCCCTCGCAGAAAAGTCGAAAGGTCGGCGACTATCTGCTGAAACAGATCATCGGCGAAGGTCCCGGCTATCAGGACTGGAGTGCCGAACATACCGCGCTGGAAAATTCCAAACGCCGCGTCCGCCTCTATCTCGTTAGAAATGAAGCGACCCCGGAGGATCGCGACACGGTTCAGAGAGCGGCCCTCCGCGAATACCAGATCCTTGAGACTCTCGAACATCCGGGCATCCTGCGCGTGAATAACTTCACCGAGCACGAACTCGGCCCGGCACTTCTCTTCGAACACGATCCGCTCAGCATGCGCCTCGATCACTTTCTCGCCAGGCAGAAAGATCAGCTTGATATCGCAACTCAACTCGATCTCATCAGGCAACTCGCAGAAGCCATGCAGTACGCGCACGAGAAAAAAGTCGTCCATCGCGGCCTCTGTCCGCAAAGCATCCTCGTCACATCCATCAATTCTGAGCACCCTCGCCTCAAGGTCTTCAACTGGCAGCTCAGCTATCGTGAAAGCAGTACATCCACAAAAGTCTCCCGCGCCGTCAGCGCGACTTCCCACGTCGATCGACTGGTAGAAGACGCCGCCACCGCTTACATGGCTCCAGAGATACTCACCGATTCCCAGACCAGTACCGGAGAACACCTCGATGTCTTCTCGCTGGGAACCATCGCCTATCAGATCTTTTCCGGGTTACCCCCAGCCGCCAATGCCCTCGAACTCAGCGAGAAACTTCGTGAAACCAAGGGGCTGCAGATCAGTTCGGTCCTGAATGGCGCCAGTGAATGGCTGCAGGAAATGATCCGCTCGGCTACCAACCCGGTCGTCCCTGATCGCACCGGCTCCATCGTTGATTTCCTGGAAATGCTCGACGAAGTCGAGAACGAACTCACCTCACCCGATCATGAACAACTCGAGGACCCGACCCGCGCGAAGATTGATGATATCCTCCCCGGCGGTTACAAAATCCTGCGCAGGCTCGGTCACGGCGCCTGTTCCGTCGCCTTCCTCGTCGAACTCGATCAGCAGGACTTTATCCTCAAAGTCGCCAGCGAAACCAGGCACAACGATCGACTCCGCGCCGAAGCCGAACTGCTCAGTCGACAGGAAATGCGACACACCAACATCGTCGATTTTGTCGATGCGGTCCAGCTCGGCAACCACTTTGGTTTCCTCATGCGTCCCGTCTATACAGAACGGGGCAAACGACTGATTGAAACCCTCGGCCAGCGGCTGCGTAAAGATGGACGACTCCACATCGACCTGCTCCAGCGGTTCGGCGACGACCTGCTCCAGGTGGTCAACCATCTTGAAGAACAGGGCATCCCGCACCGCGATATCAAACCCGATAACATCGCTGTCGGCATGGTCGGGCGCGGCAGTAAACTGCATCTGGTTCTCTTCGATTTCTCACTTTCGAAAACTCCCGCGGAAAATATCCGCGCCGGTACGACCGGCTACCTCGAACCACTGCTCCCCCTGCGCGAACCGGCCCCGCCCCGCTGGGACCTGCACGCCGAACGTTATGCCGCCGCTGTCACACTCTACGAACTCGCGACAGGCACGCTCCCCGTCTGGGGGGATGGAGTCACCACCGCCATCTATCTGCCGACTGACACCGAAATCACCATCGATGCCGAACTCTTCGATCTCGCGCTCCGCGAATCCCTCACTGAGTTCTTCACACAGGCCTTCCGCCGCAATATCGACCAGCGGTTCGACAACGCTGAAGAAATGCTCCGCGCCTGGCGCAACTGCTTTGAAGGCATCGATGAACCCGGAGCCCTCTCCGATCACGCCGATGAAACCAGGCTCCAGGAACTCCTCGCCGACGCCGAATTCGAAACGCAGATTCCCGAACTCGGACTCGGTTCCCGCTCGGCGAATGCCCTCGACCGCGCGAACATTCTGACCGTCGAAGATCTGCTCACCGTACCCATGCGGCGGCTCATGCGTCTCCGCGGCGTCGGAAATAAAACACGCCGCGAAATCACGTCAGCCGTCAAAATTCTCCGCGATCGTCTGGGCAAACCCGATCGAGATCCCAGCTCCCTCAGCGATCCGGAATCTACTCAAACTGAACCGGTGGCCGTCGAACATCTCAGTCTCGACCTGCTCGTCAGTCGCCTCCTGAATACCGGTGCCCGCGATGGTGAGAATTTCCAGCGCGGCGTGCGACTGCTGCTCGGACTCGATCCCGCACTCCAGGATCCCTGGCCCAGCCAGGCCGAGATTGCGCGAGAGCTGGACGTCACCCGCGCCCGTGCCGGTCAGATTGTAACCAGACTGCAGGACCGCTGGAGCAAAGACGCCGCACTCACGCGGCTCCGCGCCGATCTGGCGGAAATGCTCGCTGTTCAATCCGGCGTCATGTCAATCCGGGAACTGGCCGAAGCCCTGATCGTCGCCCGCGGCTCCTCGGAAGAACTCTTGCAGAAAACCGCGCACGCCTGCGCCGTCATCCGCGCGGCTGTAGAAGTTGAACGCACCATGACCGAACCCCGGTTCCTGGTGCGGCGTGAAAATCAGAGCATCCTCATCGCCGCTCATACCGAGTTCGCTACCTGGGCCCGCAAACTGGGCGTCATCGCCGATCAGCTGGCCGACGAAGACCCGCTGCTCGCCCCCGCCCGCATCCTCGAACGCCTGCAGGAAGTCACACCCCCCGACGATCTGCTCATTCCCGATGCCCGCCTCGTCCGCCTGGCAGCGGAAGTCTCTGATCACGCGGCCCTCTCCAGTCGGCAGGAACTCTATCCGCGCAACATGGATCCCGTCCGCGCACTCAAGCTCTCACAGGGCGCACTGCTGGGACAGCGAAAACTGACCGTCGCCCAGATCCAGGAACGGGTCGCCGGGCGTTACCCAGATGCCAGCCCCCTCCCCGATCGGCCGCTGCTCAACAACCTGCTCGATCAGGCCGGCTTCGATCTCAAATGGGAACCCAGCGACGAAGATCCCCCCGGCTGTTATTTCAGCCGACAACCCAACCAGATCACACTCACCAGCAGCAATACCTCCCGGCAGCGGCGCTCCTCGCTCCCCAGCGATCCGGGTGAGATCACTCCCGAACTGGCCGACGCCCGTCAGTTTGAAGAACGCCTGCAGCGCAATCTGCAGGAAGGTTCGTTTCTGACACTGCTCGTCGGGCCCCGCGAGTTCGAGACCGCCCTCGCCGAACTCACCCGTCGCTTCCCGCTGGAACTGGTCGACCTCGAAGGCCTGCTCATCGAGGCCCTCAGGGAAACCGCCTCCCAGGCCGGCGTCAACTGGGAACTGGTCCTGCAGACCGATGCCCGCCCGCAGAGCGGCGACTGGGACAAACTCAAGCTGCTCGTCAACCGGGCTGTGCCTGTGGTGGAACAGAAACTTAAACACGCCGACAAAACCATGCTGATGATCTACCCCGGCCTGCTCGCCCGCTACGATCAGATGGAACTGCTCAGCCAGCTCTCACAACAGGTCGGTCGGCCCAACGGCATCCACGGACTCTGGCTCCTGCTCCCCGGCGACAGCCAGGCCCTCATCGACGGCAAACCGGTCCCTTTAATCGGCCCCGGTCAACGTACCCGTATCCCCCGCAGCTGGTTAAAGAATATTCACCGGGAGGACGCATCATGA
- the pglX gene encoding BREX-2 system adenine-specific DNA-methyltransferase PglX, which produces MINRSALLSDLQKLLKRLEADLLERSESADVPAVGETLRAEYEQARQAERTAQNYEDWRNDAITQAAAAWVLSAVFVRFLEDNRLIEPPRFSGPGDQLQRARDERELYFRTHPTETDREYLLAVFDELATLPGTREVFSEHNPLRELPQWLSGDAAGELLDFFQKIDANAGGLVHDFTDADWDTRFLGDLYQDLSEAARKKYALLQTPEFVEEFILDRTLEPALDEFGLDAPPVNDPQGHPVTQAGFRMIDPACGSGHFLLGTFPRLLDRWFRQQPGGKVRDLVQKTLDSIHGVDVNPYAIAIARFRLLLKAMQACDIHQLKNAPAFTLHLACGDSLLHSPLRGGQQVFDFELTSDDAECEHAYQSEDLPALKQTLRSGIYHAVVANPPYITVKDKQLNQRYRSRFKSCHRQYSLAVPFMERIFQLAAEGGFTGQITANSFMKREFGKKLIEQFLPQIDLTHVIDTSGAYIPGHGTPTVILFGRHRKPVTSTIRTVMGIRGEPSTPKNPAQGFVWSAIVNQIDHVDSESEFMSVADSDRELFHKHPWSITGGGASELKEIIENRTSSELQNLISEIGASVVTREDDVYQTGKSTLSRKRISTFQSRALIDGEHVRDWAIDGFELGIWPYNPETFNPFEDQEQHRYLWPYRSGLSSRIAFGKSQIEHGKTWYEYSMFFKDRLSGNFRIGQAEVATHNHFALDRGDKVFKQTAPVIKLSEEASEDDHLTLLGLLNSSTVGFWMKQVCHQKQMMGGDGIRIESKAKVPYAFNATAVGKLPIPESWTKGALRDRLLDLTQEMDQATMKFSNLKAETVLSADNLTKDSLLKTWEENQHQRQKLRSRQIFLQEQIDFTVYRMFDLIPDRLIGEETDQIDFDLTAGARPFCIRAGKNEDGFDVPASVPEDWPEEIQALWNARLKELESNKSLRLIESSMYKRRWIGRQGLFNHQRSDNELLDAAKNWLLDRLERYFDFDGRMNPEGTPTAEVDIQLISIAQLADIAGRDPQFLEVGAVYRDDDAFDVQRLIAELVHAEQVPLLPILRYKPAGLRKRAEWEQTWELQRREDAIDARTQLPEDDPQYLTEAAARDLKQAEVGDIPVPPKYKSSDFFSTGGVRYWALRGKLDVPKERWISFPHCEGPDGTPVIAWAGYDHLQLARAISAYFVEVQEQFGGRDDPRLIPLLACQIELLPWLKQWHHDLDPEFNQRMDEVFAGFITAEAKALEMTSAEIKNWQPPKKVSKAKRKAGK; this is translated from the coding sequence ATGATTAACCGCAGTGCTCTCCTCTCCGATCTGCAAAAACTCCTCAAACGGCTCGAAGCCGATCTGCTCGAACGCAGTGAATCGGCGGACGTGCCTGCGGTCGGGGAGACGCTGCGCGCCGAGTATGAACAGGCACGTCAGGCAGAGCGGACCGCCCAGAACTATGAAGACTGGCGGAACGACGCCATTACGCAGGCGGCGGCTGCCTGGGTGCTCTCGGCGGTCTTCGTACGGTTTCTGGAAGACAATCGGCTCATCGAGCCCCCCCGTTTCTCCGGGCCCGGCGATCAGCTGCAGCGGGCCCGCGATGAACGCGAACTCTATTTCCGCACGCATCCCACCGAAACCGATCGCGAATACCTGCTCGCCGTCTTCGATGAACTCGCCACGCTGCCCGGCACGCGCGAGGTTTTCAGCGAACACAACCCGCTCCGCGAACTCCCGCAGTGGCTCTCCGGGGACGCCGCGGGCGAACTGCTCGACTTCTTCCAGAAAATCGACGCCAACGCCGGCGGACTCGTCCACGACTTTACCGACGCCGACTGGGACACCCGCTTCCTGGGTGACCTCTACCAGGACCTCTCCGAAGCGGCCCGCAAGAAATACGCCCTGCTGCAGACCCCCGAGTTCGTCGAAGAATTCATCCTCGACCGCACCCTCGAACCCGCGCTCGACGAGTTCGGCCTCGACGCGCCTCCCGTCAATGATCCGCAGGGCCATCCCGTCACGCAAGCCGGCTTCCGCATGATCGACCCGGCCTGCGGCAGCGGCCACTTTCTGCTCGGCACCTTCCCCCGCCTGCTCGACCGCTGGTTCCGCCAGCAGCCCGGCGGCAAAGTCCGCGACCTCGTGCAGAAGACCCTCGACAGCATTCACGGCGTCGACGTCAACCCCTACGCCATCGCCATCGCCCGCTTCCGCCTGCTCCTCAAAGCCATGCAGGCCTGCGACATTCACCAGCTCAAAAACGCCCCCGCCTTCACGCTCCACCTGGCCTGCGGCGACTCACTGCTCCACAGCCCCCTCCGCGGTGGACAGCAGGTCTTCGACTTCGAACTGACGAGCGACGACGCCGAATGCGAACACGCCTACCAGAGCGAAGACCTCCCCGCCCTCAAACAGACGCTCCGCTCCGGCATCTACCACGCCGTCGTCGCCAATCCACCGTACATCACGGTGAAAGATAAACAACTGAATCAACGCTATCGCTCACGTTTCAAGTCATGTCACCGTCAGTATTCGCTGGCCGTTCCTTTCATGGAACGCATCTTTCAACTGGCTGCTGAGGGAGGCTTCACGGGACAGATCACCGCCAACAGCTTCATGAAACGGGAATTCGGCAAAAAACTGATCGAACAGTTCCTCCCGCAGATCGATCTGACGCACGTTATCGACACTAGCGGCGCGTACATCCCGGGCCACGGCACCCCCACCGTGATCCTCTTCGGCCGTCACCGCAAACCGGTCACCAGCACGATCCGCACTGTCATGGGCATCCGTGGCGAACCGAGTACGCCAAAAAATCCGGCCCAGGGATTCGTTTGGTCTGCCATCGTCAATCAAATTGACCACGTCGATTCAGAAAGCGAATTCATGAGTGTCGCGGATTCAGACCGGGAACTCTTTCATAAACATCCCTGGTCAATCACAGGGGGGGGAGCATCAGAGCTAAAAGAAATAATAGAGAATAGAACTTCTAGTGAATTACAAAACTTGATTTCAGAGATAGGTGCAAGTGTAGTAACAAGAGAAGATGATGTTTATCAGACTGGAAAATCAACCCTTAGTAGAAAAAGGATTTCAACATTTCAATCACGTGCGCTTATTGATGGTGAACATGTTCGGGATTGGGCTATCGATGGATTTGAATTAGGCATTTGGCCATACAATCCAGAAACATTCAATCCCTTTGAAGATCAAGAACAGCACCGTTATCTTTGGCCTTACCGGTCAGGGTTATCAAGTCGAATTGCATTTGGTAAATCACAAATAGAACATGGTAAGACCTGGTATGAATATTCTATGTTCTTCAAAGATCGTTTGAGTGGGAATTTCAGGATTGGTCAAGCAGAAGTGGCTACACACAATCATTTCGCTTTAGACCGAGGTGATAAAGTATTTAAACAAACCGCCCCTGTTATTAAATTATCAGAAGAAGCATCCGAAGACGACCATCTGACCTTATTAGGGCTGCTCAACAGTTCGACTGTTGGATTCTGGATGAAACAGGTATGCCATCAGAAACAAATGATGGGAGGCGATGGTATCCGGATCGAATCCAAAGCCAAAGTACCTTACGCATTCAATGCCACTGCCGTTGGCAAATTGCCAATTCCTGAAAGCTGGACCAAAGGAGCATTACGCGACCGACTGTTAGATCTAACACAAGAGATGGACCAAGCCACTATGAAGTTCAGCAATTTAAAAGCTGAAACAGTTCTCTCTGCAGACAACCTCACCAAGGATTCACTTTTAAAAACATGGGAAGAAAATCAGCATCAAAGACAGAAGCTGCGTTCACGTCAGATCTTTTTACAGGAGCAGATCGATTTCACCGTCTACCGAATGTTCGATCTCATACCCGACAGACTGATTGGTGAGGAGACAGATCAAATCGATTTCGATCTTACGGCTGGAGCACGTCCCTTCTGCATTCGTGCTGGTAAGAATGAAGATGGATTTGATGTGCCTGCATCGGTTCCGGAAGACTGGCCAGAAGAAATTCAGGCACTGTGGAACGCGCGTCTCAAAGAACTGGAATCGAATAAGTCACTGCGACTTATCGAGAGTTCCATGTACAAACGACGCTGGATTGGTCGACAAGGTCTGTTCAATCATCAACGTTCAGATAATGAACTACTTGATGCAGCAAAGAACTGGCTGCTGGATCGTCTGGAGCGGTATTTTGATTTTGACGGGCGGATGAATCCCGAGGGGACGCCGACCGCCGAGGTCGACATTCAGCTCATCAGCATCGCCCAGCTGGCCGATATCGCGGGCCGCGATCCGCAGTTCCTGGAGGTCGGCGCGGTGTACCGCGATGACGATGCGTTCGACGTGCAGCGGCTGATCGCCGAACTCGTCCACGCCGAACAGGTCCCCCTGCTCCCCATCCTCCGCTACAAACCCGCCGGTCTCCGCAAACGCGCTGAGTGGGAACAGACCTGGGAACTCCAGCGCCGCGAAGACGCCATCGACGCCCGCACACAGCTCCCCGAGGACGATCCGCAGTACCTGACCGAGGCAGCCGCCCGCGATCTCAAACAGGCCGAGGTGGGCGACATCCCCGTCCCCCCGAAATATAAGAGCAGCGATTTCTTCTCCACCGGCGGCGTCCGCTACTGGGCGCTCCGCGGCAAGCTCGACGTCCCCAAGGAACGCTGGATCAGCTTCCCCCACTGCGAGGGCCCCGACGGCACCCCCGTCATCGCCTGGGCCGGCTACGACCATCTGCAACTCGCCCGCGCCATCAGCGCCTACTTCGTCGAAGTCCAGGAACAGTTCGGCGGCCGCGACGATCCCCGCCTGATCCCGCTGTTAGCATGTCAGATCGAACTACTCCCCTGGCTAAAACAGTGGCACCACGACCTCGACCCCGAATTCAACCAACGCATGGACGAAGTCTTCGCCGGCTTCATCACCGCCGAAGCCAAAGCCCTCGAAATGACATCAGCAGAAATCAAAAACTGGCAACCGCCCAAAAAAGTGAGCAAAGCCAAACGAAAGGCCGGGAAATGA